CGAGCCTGGATCGGTTGTTGCGTGGTGGTCGCCTTCGCAGCCGGTGCGGGCGGCTGCAACAATGCGGGTCAAGGCGCAGTTTCTGGTGGCGCGATCGGCGCCTTGGGAGGCTTGGCGATCGGTTCTCTGAGCGGCAACGCGGGTGCAGGTGCCGCGATTGGTGCCGTTTCGGGTGCGATTGTCGGCGGTGTGATCGGCGATCAGAATCGGCGCGCTCAACAGAGCCAGCAGAACATGCGATACGGAGGGTCTTCGCAATGGTGAAAGTGAATTCCGGCGTGATTCGCGCCAGTGTGGGAATTGCTGCGATTGTCTCGCTCTTTGCTCAGTGGGGCTGTCAGGCAGGATCCTGCTGTGCGACGAATCGGTCCGTGACGACCGAGCGTGCCGATGCGGATCGCGGACAACTCGCCAAACTGGTGGGTGCTTGGAGATTTGAAGGTTCCTGGTCCGGGGAAGACGGCCAGAAACACAGCGTGCAGGGTCGTGCCGCGGGAGTGCTCGTCAACAACTTCTTCGTCCTGTTGGATGTCCAGACAACGTCGGGCGAACTCGCGGGGCAAACCAGCCGCCAAGAAGGCTCGCTCTTGTTTGCCTCCGAACCCGGAAAGGGTTTGACAGTCACCGCCTGGGGTGACGCATCGCCTTCAATCACGCACCTGATTGGTCATTCGGAAGAGGGCGGAAAAGTGCTGACGTATCTGCCCGCGAGCGGTCCGAGCA
The DNA window shown above is from Phycisphaeraceae bacterium and carries:
- a CDS encoding DUF1579 family protein, with protein sequence MVKVNSGVIRASVGIAAIVSLFAQWGCQAGSCCATNRSVTTERADADRGQLAKLVGAWRFEGSWSGEDGQKHSVQGRAAGVLVNNFFVLLDVQTTSGELAGQTSRQEGSLLFASEPGKGLTVTAWGDASPSITHLIGHSEEGGKVLTYLPASGPSNAVAVVVRFEGDNHFSTEISAGSGGKGVAEYTFTRATE